A section of the Candidatus Moraniibacteriota bacterium genome encodes:
- a CDS encoding efflux RND transporter permease subunit, which yields MIVLLVIPIAVSGVLCHLCALRDPAFSFPALIGVLALFGIVVNNSIIMVDKINKNLDSTPRP from the coding sequence TTGATCGTCCTTCTCGTGATCCCAATCGCCGTTTCCGGTGTTCTTTGTCATCTTTGCGCTCTTCGGGATCCCGCTTTTTCCTTCCCAGCCTTGATCGGCGTCCTGGCACTCTTCGGCATCGTGGTGAACAACTCTATCATCATGGTCGACAAGATCAACAAGAACCTCGACTCGACTCCCCGTCCGTGA